The Ovis canadensis isolate MfBH-ARS-UI-01 breed Bighorn chromosome 24, ARS-UI_OviCan_v2, whole genome shotgun sequence DNA window AAGACAGTGTTGGCTCCTCAGAGAGCCCCGGGTCCCTGGGccgcagccccagctctgccccacGTCCGCGGGCACTTTGCTCAAGACTCCTGGGCTGTGTATCCAGAAGGCTGGACTGTAAGATCGCACCCTGCCCTCCGGCCCTGGTGCCAAGAGCCAGTCAGGCCGGCTGCCAGGAAGGGGCTGTGAGCAGGGACCCCGTGACGGGGTGGgtggcaggagggaaggggcccCGGGCACCGCCACGCTCACCCCTGCACACCCCCAGGTCCACCCCAACTCCGTGCACATCTGCGCCGTGGCCGTGGAGTACGAAACCAAGACGGGCCGCATCAACAAGGGCGTGGCCACCAGCTGGCTGCGGGCCAAGGAGCCGGCCAGCGAGAATGGCGGCCGGGCCCTGGTGCCCATGTACGTGCGAAAGTCCCAGTTCCGCCTGCCCTTCAAGGCCACCACGCCCGTCATCATGGTGGGCCCCGGCACCGGGGTCGCCCCCTTCATAGGCTTCATCCAGGAGCGGGCCTGGCTAAGGCAGCAGGGTGAGTGTGCGGCCCGGGTGGGCTCCGGGcaggggcctgggcctggggcccCTCACTCACccggccacccccaccccaggcaagGAGGTGGGCGAGACGCTTCTCTACTACGGCTGCCGGCGCTCTGACGAGGACTACCTATACCGCGAGGAGCTGGCCGGCTTCCACAAGGACGGCACCCTCACCCAGCTCAACGTGGCCTTCTCCCGGGAGCAGCCCCAGAAGGTGAGGCCGGGGCCAGGCCCCAGGGtgggggggtgcggggggcgATCGGCCTCCCTCATCGGCAACCCCGCCCCCAGGTCTACGTGCAGCACTTGCTCAAGAAGGACAAGGAGCACCTGTGGAAACTCATCCACGAGGGGGGCGCCCACATCTACGTGTGCGGGTGAggggggggtgaggggggcaggaggggtgaggggggcagaggaggggctAATTGGGACAGAGGTGGGGGGTGAGTGGGGCAGAGGCGGGGGTGAGTGGAGGGGTGAGGGGGGCAGAtgggggggtgaggtggggggtgAGTGGGGCAGAGGCAGGGGTGAGTGGGGCAGAGGCAGGGGTGAGTGGAGGGGTGAGTGGGGCAGACGGGGGGCGGGTGAGTGGGGCAGAGGCCCGGGGCGGGAGGCTGACCTGCCCGTGGAGGGCCCTCCCCCAGTGCCGCCTCCGTCCTGCGCGCAGGGACGCTCGGAACATGGCGAGAGACGTGCAGAACACCTTCTATGACATCGTGGCCGAGCAGGGGGCCATGGAGCAGGCCCAGGCCGTGGACTACGTCAAGAAGCTGATGACCAAGGGCCGCTACTCCCTGGACGTGTGGAGCTAGGCCGCCCACCCTGCTCCGCCACTCATGCCCTACAGACTTGCCTCCCCATCATGTAATCACACGCCTCACTCCCTTCTGCCGTCTCCTGGGTGGTTCTGCCGGGTGCGGCCCCGGAGGCAGGCCCAGAACAGAGGCTGCTCACAGCCCAAACCGTGCCCTCCGGTCAGCCCAGGGGGCGCGGCTGAGGGTGACAGGCTGAGGTGTGTGAACACCTCGCGGCCCTCAGTGGCTGTACACGGGTCCGCCTGTCAACTGATGAGGCCTGGCCCCTCCCTGTGATTTTCGATGagtgtaaataattttaaataacctCTGGCCCTTGGAATAAAGTTCTGTTTTCTGTATTTGCTGGGCAGTGCTTGCACAGATCTGAGGCCTCCACCTGGGTCTCCTTAGCTCAGACCCCAGAGACACCTCGGGGGCCCCCAGGTCCCAAGCGGTGGCAGCACAGGACCCCCAAGCCCGTCTCACCCGCAGGAGCACATACACCGAGGCTCTCGGAGCTGTCTTCCTTTATTCAGGCCACTAGCGCCCAGGTCCTCCTCTCCAGCAATGCCTTCAGGGCCCACAGAGCCCACAAAACCCAGGGGAGGGCAGACGAGACCCTCCTGGATACGAGGagtccccaccccctccacacagAGGTTCAGAAGCCCCTTCCGGGCCAGGGGTGCCATTGGGCAGGGAGGGCCCAGCCtcattctttcttgctcccatgcAGCTGGTTGTGGAATTTCTGGTGCACGACCCGCAAGGTGGTGAAGAAATTgccaaggaagaggaggaggaaggggaagccGCACATGAGCACCTGGGGGAGCAATCAGGGTCAGGACAGGAGCCAGGCGGCCCTCTCCGCGTCCTCCCCAGGCAAGGGCCCGGCTCACCTGCCACTCTTTGCACTCGGGGTCCCGGGCCAGGTTGAACAACGTCAGCGCGTTAAAAAGCTGCCAGaactgggagggagggggctctTACACACAGTCCCTGCTTGAGACAGCCAGGTGGACGGGGGGCTCAGGTACAACTTACGTGTCCGAAGAAGAGGAAGGGCAGCAGGAAGGTGAGGCCCCGCCACATCCAGGACTGGAAGCCCTCTGCAGGGGCACAGCGGGGCAGAGAGGCCCCGTCACTCAGAGCCCAAGCCAGAGGCAAGGACAGGCCCTCGCGGCGCCCCGGCAGGACCGCAGGGCGGGGCGGCCCTGCCTGACTCACCCACAGTGAGGTCCATGGTGTGCCGCTCGCCCAGGGCGCGCAGGCGGTACAGGCAGCCGCTCTGGTAGTAATACTGGAGGAACTGCACGAAACCTGAGGCGGGGGGGGCATCAGGACCGGGCTGGAGCCCCAAGCCCCTGCCCGCCCTTCCCGGGGGGCGAGTCCTAAGCAGAGCAGGGACCTCGGAGACACTCACTCTGGTACATGGAGAAGGACAGGAACTGGTTCCGGAACTTCTGGTACATGAGGCCGTCGGGCCTGAGAGCagagggcgggggaggaggggctcAGGGATGCcccccttctccctgcccctcGCTCCCCCGAGGCCCTGGGACCAAGCCGACCCGCTTACCATGTCAGCATGACTCCCGACAGGAACGTGGACACGTAGTGATGGAAGACCCACCAGCCTTTGATCCTGCGTCAGGGAGCCGCCGTCACCCCTGTCCCCTCAGCCCCCGGATCAGGGCTCGGGGGGCAGGAAGTGGGGCTGCAGTGGGAGGGAGCCAGTACCACCCTGCTTCTCAGCCATggcaccccctgccccccactctGCAGGGCATCCCCAGGGGCGTTCCCCCCCAACCCGCCGGGGGCTGGGCCCCGCCCTCGCCCACCGGGAGCCGTTGTTGATGAGGATGCTCTCACGGATGGTCAGGGTGCAGTAATACCAGACCAGCAGGAAGTTGAAGGCAGCGTCTGTCACCCTGTGGGCAGAGGTGCAGAGGGTGGGTGCTGGCACCTCGAGAGGGTCCAGGGGGCCAGACCCCCGCAGGACACCCACCTGGAGTTGAGGAGGAAGCGGCAGGTGAAGGAGATGAGAATGAGGATGATGGTGAGGTAGAGCTTGAACTTCTCGTACTCGTCTTTGTAGGCAAACCTGGGGGGACACACTCATGGGGCAGGCTGGGGTGCTGGCGGGGCCCACCCAGGCCTCCCGACGGGCTGCTTGGGGTGCCATCAGGCAGTGGCCCCCGAGCCCCAGGCTCGGCCAGGAAGGCTGGGGCAGGCTGGAAGGGGCCCCGAGGTGGGAGGTGGCGGGGGAGGAGCGTGGCGACCACAAATTACTTAGCCTGCTTGCTCAGGAGTGTCACGTTGACATTGCCCAGAACCAGGCTCAGATACAACCTGGGGGAGGAGAGTAGCCTTCAGCCCCAAGCCCACTGCAGCCACCCACACCCACGACTGCACCGCGACCTCCTGCCAACCCCGAAGGGTGCCATCACCCACCCCATCCAAGCTCCTCTCGTCTGAGAGTCATAGCCGTGTACCAAGCAGCGGCACCTGTACGGGCTCCTATTCACATGCAAGCCTGAGGCCCAGGCTCACAGTGGTTCAGGGACCGGCCTGAGGCCGCGGAGGTTACGGGGCACAGCGGGGACTGAGACTGGAGGCCAGGCTGCCTCGCCGCGAGCTCCTCCCTCTCCCATTCCCAGCGGCGGCCCCAGCCAACCCTCCCTCAAACCCTCCACCCTGTCACCTTCAGGTAGGTGACATCTTCCctgctgcctccccaccccctctgcaCGCCCCTCCTCCCTGACACCCCTTCCCAGCGCCCCAGGGACTTCCCTCCAGTGCACACTACACCCCTCCCACGTCTCACCCTCTGCAGGCCCCACCTCTGAGCAGGTAGAGATGCTCAAGTCCTTCCTGTGTACAAACACACAGCCAAACAGAAGCGACTCCTCAGCCCTCACGATGAGCTCTAGTTGCTATTTCCAGGCACTGGTTTCTCCTTCCACTCACCTCCAAGCTGTGCAAGCGTGGCCTGAACCTGGCTGTCTCCTCAGCTCTTCTGTCATCCCCAATATCACCTTTCCAGCCCCACCCTCCTGGAAGCGGTTCTCTCCAAGGTCAGCCGAACTTCCAGGAAACATTCCCTTTCTGTGTTACCTCTGGCTGGCCCCCCACACTGGCCCCGGGGGGCCATCTGATCTCAGGCTGCTGGCCACTCCCTCCCCTGCCTTCTGGGACATGCTTTCTCCCCGCGGTCTCTCTGCTGGACTGTTTTCCCAGAGTCCCGGGTTCTGCCGCGTCCTCTGCTGCGACTGCGGCTGATCTAAGTGCATAATTGAGCTGTCGCTTCTCCTGCCCACTGGGCCAGAGGGAAGCGCCGCAGGCTGGCTCCTGTGCTGGTCTCTCCGCAACCTTTCACCTCCTACCCTATGCTCTGGACGTGACACCTGCTGTTTGCACCTCTCCAGGTCCAGCCGGCTCCCTCCTCTTAATCCTTTGTGATGCAGCCCAGGCGTCACCTACCCCAAGAGGCTTTCTCCGGCCTCCCAAGTGGTGAGGCACCCCTGTCTGTGCTCTCCCCGATTCTCCGTACGTCCCGCACAAAGCGCCCGTCATCATAGTGAGCTGCCACTGTCACTGAGGCGGTCCCTGAGGGACGACCGGGTCTGACAGCCCCCTTGGGTCCAGGAAACCAAGCAGAGGGAGACGGGGCTGTGAGCCGAGCTTGGGGGAGGGGCGGCTCACCCATTCTTCTTGGGCAAGTAGGCCTCCATATCGAAGAAGAGGCCCTGTCGCTCCTTGATCTGGTTTTCCAGCTCCTGCGCGGCTTCCTCGGCCTCTGACGGGAGGGAGGGTTTGCATCTGCAGGTGGGGCCGCAGAAGCCAGAGTCAGAAGCCAGAGTCCcccctggggggcaggggagcaGACGCAGCCCAGAGAGGGGAGAAGCCATGCCCAGGGGCACCTCGGAGGCAGCGCCAGCTCCCTACCCCACCCGGCCCGACAGCCACCCCCG harbors:
- the TMEM120A gene encoding ion channel TACAN is translated as MHPPPPGPLGDCLRDWEELQQDFHGIQETHRLYRLKLEELTKLQNSCTSSVARQKKRLQELALVLRKCKPSLPSEAEEAAQELENQIKERQGLFFDMEAYLPKKNGLYLSLVLGNVNVTLLSKQAKFAYKDEYEKFKLYLTIILILISFTCRFLLNSRVTDAAFNFLLVWYYCTLTIRESILINNGSRIKGWWVFHHYVSTFLSGVMLTWPDGLMYQKFRNQFLSFSMYQSFVQFLQYYYQSGCLYRLRALGERHTMDLTVEGFQSWMWRGLTFLLPFLFFGHFWQLFNALTLFNLARDPECKEWQVLMCGFPFLLLFLGNFFTTLRVVHQKFHNQLHGSKKE